From a single Chitinophagales bacterium genomic region:
- the dnaX gene encoding DNA polymerase III subunit gamma/tau → MSYIVSARKYRPQTFEDVVGQEQITTTLKRSIENDHLAQAFLFCGPRGVGKTTCARIMAKAVNTGKTENLDQIEEDFSFNIFELDAASNNKVDDMHQLIAQVRIPPQTGKFKIYIIDEVHMLSQAAFNAFLKTLEEPPPYAIFILATTEKHKILPTILSRCQIYDFKRISVADIVGHLKNIANQENIQAEDNALHIVAEKADGALRDALSIFDRLVSFSGNKLTYEDAVKNLNVLDHDYFFKITEQLLSADLPSAILELDNIISNGFEGDQFMSGLSNHFRNLMVCKDERTIKLLEVSNDLKQKYFVQSKITPLEFLVNALSLASDCDVNYAQSIHKRLLVETTLMKMAYLSNAVKIEEANYTNNSEKKKLEPKVETKSTTAIASTDAKEKTIVEAKPNIEEKKAEETTTQEENPKIEVKKENSVGFTLADLEAEVENELKNKTVENGAVDELSEVAQGNLELNNENLLKVWEDLFVFLSNENHQTLLQSIDDKTPIIKEDKIVVLADSKVEKTLIEKEIFIIKKWFKQHFEKNDYELVIKVPKNAVPKKIVLNPKDIFVKMANENENIITLKNNLDLELDI, encoded by the coding sequence ATACCGACCGCAAACTTTTGAAGATGTAGTAGGTCAAGAACAAATTACTACCACACTAAAAAGAAGTATAGAAAACGACCATTTAGCACAAGCATTTTTATTTTGTGGTCCTAGGGGAGTGGGCAAAACCACCTGTGCCCGTATTATGGCTAAAGCCGTTAATACCGGAAAAACCGAAAATTTAGACCAAATAGAAGAAGATTTTTCTTTCAACATATTTGAGTTAGATGCCGCTTCAAACAACAAAGTAGATGATATGCACCAGCTTATAGCACAAGTGCGTATCCCCCCACAAACAGGAAAGTTTAAGATATATATTATAGATGAGGTTCACATGCTTTCTCAAGCCGCTTTTAATGCTTTTCTTAAAACCTTAGAAGAGCCACCTCCTTATGCTATTTTTATTTTAGCTACTACCGAAAAACACAAAATACTCCCTACTATCCTATCTCGCTGTCAGATTTATGATTTTAAAAGAATTTCTGTAGCAGATATTGTAGGACATCTTAAAAATATAGCCAATCAAGAAAACATACAAGCCGAAGATAATGCACTGCACATAGTGGCAGAAAAAGCAGACGGAGCATTGCGTGATGCCTTATCTATTTTTGATAGATTAGTAAGTTTTAGTGGCAATAAACTAACTTATGAAGATGCCGTAAAAAACTTAAACGTACTTGACCACGACTATTTCTTTAAAATAACAGAACAATTATTATCGGCAGATCTGCCCAGTGCCATTCTTGAATTAGACAACATAATTTCTAATGGTTTTGAAGGCGACCAGTTTATGAGTGGCTTAAGCAATCATTTTAGAAATCTTATGGTTTGCAAAGATGAAAGAACCATAAAATTGTTGGAAGTAAGTAATGATTTAAAACAAAAATATTTTGTTCAGTCAAAAATAACACCTTTAGAATTTTTAGTGAATGCACTTAGCTTAGCCTCCGATTGTGATGTAAACTACGCACAAAGCATACATAAAAGACTTTTGGTAGAAACTACCTTAATGAAAATGGCATATTTAAGTAATGCCGTTAAAATTGAAGAAGCGAATTATACCAATAATTCTGAAAAAAAAAAGCTTGAACCAAAAGTAGAAACTAAAAGCACCACGGCAATAGCTTCAACTGATGCAAAGGAAAAAACAATTGTTGAAGCTAAACCAAATATTGAAGAGAAAAAAGCTGAAGAAACAACTACACAAGAAGAAAACCCAAAAATTGAAGTAAAAAAAGAAAATTCAGTAGGTTTTACTTTAGCAGACCTTGAAGCAGAAGTAGAAAATGAACTAAAAAATAAAACAGTAGAAAATGGAGCGGTAGATGAACTTTCCGAAGTAGCACAAGGAAATTTAGAACTCAATAATGAAAATCTACTAAAAGTTTGGGAAGATTTATTTGTGTTTTTAAGTAATGAAAATCATCAAACCTTATTACAATCTATAGACGACAAAACACCTATTATAAAAGAAGATAAAATTGTTGTTTTAGCCGATAGCAAAGTAGAAAAAACACTAATAGAAAAAGAAATTTTTATAATAAAAAAATGGTTTAAACAGCATTTTGAAAAAAATGATTATGAATTAGTTATAAAAGTTCCAAAAAATGCAGTTCCTAAAAAAATAGTATTAAACCCTAAGGATATTTTTGTAAAAATGGCAAACGAAAACGAAAACATTATTACCTTAAAAAATAATTTAGATTTAGAATTAGATATATAA